A window from Megalobrama amblycephala isolate DHTTF-2021 linkage group LG21, ASM1881202v1, whole genome shotgun sequence encodes these proteins:
- the mafbb gene encoding v-maf avian musculoaponeurotic fibrosarcoma oncogene homolog Bb codes for MTAEHHGLLDLAKNQLNMDYGDFDMRFDVKKEAAALGPDRSFIQQCGLHVPGSVSSTPMSTPCSSVPSSPSFSPSGQRSSAEDLYWTLSTGTYPQHADPHCLELTHEDVREALSANLMHAHPPQLHQAEMDGYRSMGQFHAPSVHQYHHQQQQQQQQYTELGHNPDFAHGKSMDQLMQHLDCSSQGATHLKSHQQTHHRRSERAESRFSDQQLVSMSVRELNRHLRGMSKDEIIRLKQKRRTLKNRGYAQSCRHKRVQQKHILEHEKTSLATQVEQLKHELSRLVRERDAYKLKCERLVVGMNRQSNGPSCENPSSPEFLR; via the coding sequence ATGACGGCGGAGCATCATGGTCTTCTGGACCTGGCAAAAAATCAGCTGAATATGGACTACGGTGACTTTGACATGAGGTTTGACGTGAAGAAGGAGGCTGCAGCTTTGGGACCAGACCGCTCTTTTATCCAGCAGTGCGGTCTACACGTACCAGGCTCCGTGTCCAGCACACCCATGAGCACCCCGTGCAGCTCCGTGCCTTCATCGCCGAGCTTCAGCCCGAGTGGACAGAGAAGCAGTGCTGAAGATCTCTACTGGACCCTGAGCACGGGGACTTATCCACAGCACGCAGATCCACACTGTCTTGAACTAACGCATGAGGATGTCCGGGAAGCCTTAAGCGCGAATCTCATGCATGCACACCCGCCTCAGCTCCACCAGGCAGAGATGGATGGATACAGGAGCATGGGTCAGTTCCACGCACCAAGCGTGCACCAGtatcatcatcagcagcagcagcagcagcagcagtacacCGAGCTCGGCCACAATCCCGACTTTGCGCACGGAAAAAGCATGGATCAGTTAATGCAGCACCTCGACTGCTCATCTCAAGGAGCGACGCACCTGAAGTCCCACCAGCAGACGCACCACAGGCGCAGCGAGCGCGCGGAGAGCCGCTTCTCCGACCAGCAGTTGGTGTCCATGTCTGTGCGCGAGCTCAACCGACACCTCCGCGGCATGAGCAAGGACGAAATCATCCGCCTGAAGCAGAAACGCCGTACGTTGAAAAACCGCGGGTACGCGCAGTCGTGTCGGCACAAACGCGTTCAGCAGAAACACATTCTGGAGCACGAGAAGACGAGCCTCGCGACGCAAGTGGAGCAGCTGAAGCACGAGCTCAGTCGGCTGGTGCGCGAGAGGGACGCGTATAAACTCAAATGCGAGAGGCTAGTTGTCGGAATGAACCGACAGAGCAATGGACCCTCTTGTGAAAATCCATCATCACCTGAATTTTTGCGATAg